One genomic region from Athalia rosae chromosome 3, iyAthRosa1.1, whole genome shotgun sequence encodes:
- the LOC105686584 gene encoding DNA topoisomerase I, mitochondrial isoform X4 yields the protein MCPLMQNICRLLKNDRSYYCLTTSQWLIARFINISNNTQAVSVCQPNIRSDRLRVPRIKRAPTAPKTVSPKIRSSTFRWEEEKKNDGTKWHFLEHKGPVFAPEYEPLPRDVKFYYNGKEMKLSQDAEEVATFYARMLDHDYTTKEVFNSNFFHDWREVMTESERSKIADLSKCNFKEMHAYFLQKSEERKAMSKEEKKKIKEQNEEVQKEYGFCTIDGHREKIGNFKIEPPGLFRGRGEHPKMGKLKKRVNPEDVLINCSKDCVIPKAPAGHKWREVRHDPNVTWLASWTENVQGQVKYVMLNPSSKLKGEKDWQKYEIARKLAKSIDKIRAEYREDWKSKEMRIRQRAVALYFIDKLALRAGNEKDEEQADTVGCCSLRVEHISLHEHKDNKDFVVVFDFLGKDSIRYYNEVPVEKRVFKNLQLFMENKSPGDDLFDRLNTTVMNKHLNELMEGLTAKVFRTYNASWTLQQQLDKLTNPDDTVAEKILAYNRANRAVAILCNHQRAVPKTHAKSMENMKAKIVAKKEAIEEAEAQVKDAKRDAKNGSVKEKVVYEKKKKALDRLREQLARLEVQATDREENKEIALGTSKLNYLDPRISVAWCKKYDVPIEKIYNKTQRDKFRWAIDMAGPDYVF from the exons ATGTGTCCGCTTATGCAGAATATCTGCAGATTGTTAAAAAACGATCGCAGCTATTACTGCCTCACCACGAGCCAGTGGTTAATCGCgcgatttataaatatttccaataatacccaagcAGTTTCAGTATGTCAACCTAATATCCGATCTGATAGGTTACGCGTGCCTAGAATAAAACGAGCTCCTACAGCCCCTAAGACTGTATCACCTAAAATCCGCTCATCAACGTTCAG GtgggaagaagagaagaagaatgacGGAACAAAGTGGCATTTCTTGGAACACAAGGGTCCAGTATTTGCTCCTGAGTACGAACCATTGCCCCGTGACGTCAAATTTTACTACAACGGTAAAGAGATGAAGTTGTCGCAGGATGCCGAAGAGGTGGCGACTTTTTATGCCCGCATGCTCGACCACGATTACACGACCAAGGAAGTATTCAACAGTAATTTTTTCCACGACTGGCGAGAGGTGATGACCGAATCGGAGAGATCCAAGATAGCGGATTTGTCAAAATGCAACTTCAAAGAAATGCATGCCTACTTTCTTCAGAAGAGTGAGGAGCGTAAAGCTATGTctaaggaagaaaagaagaaaattaaagaacaGAACGAAGAAGTTCAAAAGGAATATGGCTTCTGCACTATTGATGGtcatagagaaaaaataggtAATTTCAAGATAGAACCACCAGGACTGTTCAGAGGACGTGGTGAGCATCCAAAAATGGGAAAGTTGAAGAAGCGA GTGAATCCAGAAGACGTCTTAATCAATTGTTCGAAGGATTGTGTGATTCCGAAAGCTCCAGCAGGCCATAAATGGCGGGAAGTTCGGCACGATCCCAACGTAACATGGCTGGCGTCATGGACAGAGAACGTGCAGGGCCAGGTGAAGTACGTGATGCTGAATCCTTCTAGTAAAttgaaaggagagaaagactGGCAGAAATATgaaatcgcgcgaaaattAGCAAAGTCAATCGATAAGATCAGAGCAGAGTACAGGGAGGACTGGAAGAGCAAAGAGATGCGCATCAGACAGAGAGCGGTTGCCCTATACTTCATTGACAAGCTTGCTCTCAGGGCTGGTAatgaaaaagacgaagaacaAGCTGACACCGTGGGCTGCTGTTCACTCAGAGTCGAACACATTTCGCTGCACGAACACAAAGATAATAAAGACTTTGTTGTCGTGTTTGACTTCCTCG GTAAGGATTCGATAAGGTACTACAACGAGGTGCCAGTAGAGAAGCGTgtcttcaaaaatttacaactATTCATGGAGAACAAATCGCCCGGCGATGATTTATTCGATCGTCTCAATACGACGGTGATGAACAAACATTTGAACGAGCTGATGGAGGGCCTCACTGCCAAGGTGTTCAGAACTTACAACGCGTCATGGACGCTGCAGCAGCAACTTGACAAATTAACGAACCCTGACGACACGGTTGCTGAGAAGATATTGGCGTATAACAGGGCGAATAGGGCGGTTGCTATTTTGTGTAACCATCAACGTGCCGTTCCGAAGACCCATGCAAAATCTATGGAAAATATGAAGGCCAAAATCGTAGCTAAGAAAGAAGCCATAGAAGAAGCGGAAGCCCAGGTCAAGGATGCTAAACGCGATGCCAAGAACGGCTCTGTGAAGGAGAAAGT AGTctacgagaagaagaaaaaggcaCTGGATCGATTGAGGGAGCAGCTTGCCAGGCTGGAAGTTCAGGCGACGGATCGAGAggagaataaagaaattgcTCTGGGCACCTCCAAGTTGAATTACTTGGATCCTCGAATCAGTGTTGCCTG GTGCAAAAAGTACGACGTTCCAATCGAAAAGATTTACAACAAAACTCAGAGGGACAAATTCAGGTGGGCTATAGACATGGCGGGACCGGACTACGTCTTTTAA